ATATAGTAGCGCTTCTTTTTATCACTGAGCTTGTCGGCCAGTTTGAGAGCAGCCTTGGTCTGGCCGAGGCCTGAAATGTCGTCCCGCTCTCCCTCGATGGCGAGGATTGCTGTGTCAGTAATTTCGTGCAGATCGACCACTTTGCCGCGATGGACGAAAGTACCATTCGGGATCGAGTGTTTCTGGAACACTTCTTCGACGGTCTGGAGATAGAATTCCGCTGTCATGTCGCAGACAGAGCGGTACTCGTCGTAGAAATCCTTCGTCGCTTGCGCGCTGTCCCGGGACTTGGCGTCATCGCCTTTGTTGAGGTGTTTGAACATCTCGTAATGGCTCAGCATATGGCTGCCGAGGTTCATGCTCATAAAGCCTGCAAGCTGGAGGAAGCCGGGATATACTTTGCGGCCCGCGCCTCTGTACGTCATCGGCACCGTGGCAATCACCGTCTCGCGGAACCACGCAATCGGGCGCTTCATTGCCAGATCATTGACCGTTGTCGGGGATTCGCGCGTGTCGATCGGGCCGCCCATCATGGTGAGCGTCTTGGGCGCGCAGGGGTGTGTGTCACGGTTCATGATCGCCGTGGCGGCAAAGGCCGGAACTGACGGCTGGCACACCGCCATCATATGCGCGTCCGGACCAATATGCTCCATAAACTCGATCAGATAGTCGATGTAATCGTCCAGATCGAACTTGCCTGCGCTTTGCGGCACCAGCTTCGCATCGGCCCAATCGGTAATGTAAACTTCGCAGCTTTCGACCATCCGCTCGACCGTACCGCGCAGCAGCGTGGCGTAATGCCCGCTCATCGGCGCGACGATCAGCAGTTTCGGTGCGTCCTTGGGCAGATCATCGCGAAAGAAATGCAGCAGATCGCCGAACGGCTTGGTCATCACCCGCGTTTCAGTGACCGAGAAGGCATTGCCGTCCACAATCACCGCTTCGATACCGAAATCGGGCTTGCCATAGGGCGCCGAGGCGTGGGCAAAGACTTCCAATGCCGAGGCCATGCGCGGACCCATGCCGAGATAGCCCATCGGCAGAGCGGGATTTGCTAGCATTTCTGCTCCGACGGTGGCCCATGCGCTCGCGCTGGACAGCCATGCGCGCTGCATTTCATAAGCGGTATAAAGCAATTGGAATTCCCTGCGACATTTGGTCGAGACCTCTCGGGCCCTTCATTGTGCAGTGCAGCATGGAGGCAAATCGCCTGTAACGCAAACAATGATTGCGAAATGCCACGGAAAAGAGCTGCGTACGGTAGATTTTGCCCGCCAGCGTCCCTATTTCGAGGCTATGGACGCGGATCAGACTTCCCTAGAGATTACCGAAACCCCTGCGAAACGCTCTTTATTTGGGCGCAATACAGCAAAGCCGACGAACGGTCCCAAACCGGCCAAAAATCTTGGCCCGCTCAAAATGATTTGGGTTGAGGCGATCAAATATCCCGGGAAAGTCCTGTTGGCCTTTATCGCGCTGGTTATCACAGCTGCGGCAACACTCGCGATACCCGCGGGTCTGAAATTTATCGTTGATTATGGCTTTGCGTCTGGCGGCGATCCCGAACAGATCGGGCGGTGGTTCCGGTACTTGCTGATGATTGTAACAGTGTTGGCGGCAGGCACGGCACTGCGTTTCTATTTCGTCAGCTGGCTCGGGGAGCGCGTCGTGGCGGATATCAGGGCTAAGGTTCAGGACAATCTGATGCGTCTCGCCCCCGGCTTTTATGAAGAAAACAGCCCGAGCGAAATCGCCAGCCGCATGACGGCCGATACCACGCTGATCCAAACGGTGGTGGGCACAACGGTATCGGTCGCGTTGCGCAATATATTGATGGTTTTCGGCGGAACGGCTGTCCTGTTCTGGCTCGCGCCGCGGCTGACGATGGGTCTGCTCGTGGCGATACCGCTGGTCATGGTGCCGATCATGATCTTTAGTCGCCGAATACGGAATATTTCGCGGTCGAGCCAAGACCGTGTGGCCGATATTGGTTCAATGGTGTCCGAGACACTCGGCTCGATGAAAGTTGTGCAGGCGTTCAACCAAGAGAAGCGCGAAAGTGTGCGTTTTGCAAAGGCTGTGGAAGCCACATTCGATGTTGCGAAGAAACGTATCCTGCTGCGCTCGGCCCTCACAGCCATCATCATACTGTTCATTTTCGGTTCGATCGTAATCGTCATGTGGCAGGGCGCGATTGGAGTCACCACAGGCTCGATCAGTGGCGGTACGATATTGGCATTTGTAATTGCCGGGGGGCTCGTCGCAGGCGCTTTTGGCGCGCTGACCGAAGTCTATGGCGAGCTGCTGCGCGGTGCCGGTGCGGCCAGCCGCCTCAACGAATTGCTCAACGAGAAACCGACTATTGCTGCGCCTGAGCGTCCGCAAGCTTTGCCGGAACCACCGCGCGGCGGCCTGTCATTCCGCAATGTGACCTTCCGCTACCCGACACGGCTGGAAACGGCGGCGCTCAAGGATTTCAGCTTAGAGGTCGAGCCGGGCGAGACAGTCGCGATTGTCGGTCCATCGGGCGGCGGTAAATCCACGATTTTCCAGCTGGTCGAGCGCTTCTACGACCCTCAGGCTGGTTCAATCCGTATCGACGGCGTTCCTCTGACCAGTGCCGATCCCGCCGAAATCCGCAAACGCACCGCGTTGGTCCCGCAAGAGGGTACGCTGTTCTCTGCCAATGCGCGTGACAATCTGCGCTATGGCCAGTGGTCAGCAAGCGACGAGGATATCTGGGAAGCAGCCCGCGCCGCCAATGCCGAATCGTTCCTGCGCGATTTGCCACAAGGCCTCGACACTTATTTGGGCGAAAGCGGCACACGCCTTTCCGGCGGTCAGAAGCAGCGTATCGCGATTGCGCGCGCGCTGCTTCGCGACTCGCCCATTCTGCTGCTCGATGAAGCCACCAGCGCGCTCGATGCCGAGAGCGAACAATTGGTGCAGCAAGCGCTCGACCGGTTGATGCAGAGCCGCACCACGCTGGTGATCGCGCACCGCTTGGCAACAGTCCGATCCGCTGACCGGATTATTGTGCTGGAAGAGGGGCAAATTGTCGAGCAAGGCACACATGTGGAATTGGCCGATGCGGGCGGTCTTTATAGCCGTCTCGCCGCGCTACAATTTGGCACGCATGAAGCAGCATAATCGCGCGCATTGCCTTGCCGAATGGCTGCCTTTTCGACAAAGTTACATTTGAAACCGATGAAGGGCGGCACTGTGCGGTGCTGGTCTTTATGATATCATGGCCGCACTCCCTGCCAACAGGGACCCCGCGCAATGGGAGCACAACTATTATGATCCGGACTATTCTTATCGCTGGCGCCAGCGCCTTGGCGCTTTCCGCCGCTGCGCCCGCTTTGGCGCATGAACCCCATGCAAAAGGCATCGAACGTCTTACCGAGGAGGATTCGGCTGCCGAAGACGAAGTCGCCATGCCAACTATGAGTTTTGGTGAATGGGGCGTCGATCCGGACCTGCTTTCGCAAGACATCGACCCGGGTGATGACTTTTTCGCTTA
This genomic window from Pontixanthobacter aestiaquae contains:
- a CDS encoding polyhydroxyalkanoate depolymerase, producing the protein MLYTAYEMQRAWLSSASAWATVGAEMLANPALPMGYLGMGPRMASALEVFAHASAPYGKPDFGIEAVIVDGNAFSVTETRVMTKPFGDLLHFFRDDLPKDAPKLLIVAPMSGHYATLLRGTVERMVESCEVYITDWADAKLVPQSAGKFDLDDYIDYLIEFMEHIGPDAHMMAVCQPSVPAFAATAIMNRDTHPCAPKTLTMMGGPIDTRESPTTVNDLAMKRPIAWFRETVIATVPMTYRGAGRKVYPGFLQLAGFMSMNLGSHMLSHYEMFKHLNKGDDAKSRDSAQATKDFYDEYRSVCDMTAEFYLQTVEEVFQKHSIPNGTFVHRGKVVDLHEITDTAILAIEGERDDISGLGQTKAALKLADKLSDKKKRYYMAEGAGHYGIFNGSKWRDKVAPTVEEFIAEHG
- a CDS encoding ABC transporter transmembrane domain-containing protein, producing MDADQTSLEITETPAKRSLFGRNTAKPTNGPKPAKNLGPLKMIWVEAIKYPGKVLLAFIALVITAAATLAIPAGLKFIVDYGFASGGDPEQIGRWFRYLLMIVTVLAAGTALRFYFVSWLGERVVADIRAKVQDNLMRLAPGFYEENSPSEIASRMTADTTLIQTVVGTTVSVALRNILMVFGGTAVLFWLAPRLTMGLLVAIPLVMVPIMIFSRRIRNISRSSQDRVADIGSMVSETLGSMKVVQAFNQEKRESVRFAKAVEATFDVAKKRILLRSALTAIIILFIFGSIVIVMWQGAIGVTTGSISGGTILAFVIAGGLVAGAFGALTEVYGELLRGAGAASRLNELLNEKPTIAAPERPQALPEPPRGGLSFRNVTFRYPTRLETAALKDFSLEVEPGETVAIVGPSGGGKSTIFQLVERFYDPQAGSIRIDGVPLTSADPAEIRKRTALVPQEGTLFSANARDNLRYGQWSASDEDIWEAARAANAESFLRDLPQGLDTYLGESGTRLSGGQKQRIAIARALLRDSPILLLDEATSALDAESEQLVQQALDRLMQSRTTLVIAHRLATVRSADRIIVLEEGQIVEQGTHVELADAGGLYSRLAALQFGTHEAA